The Reichenbachiella carrageenanivorans region TGATGTAGGTGACTTTATCTGTATCTGGGTCGTAGCTATTGAGGTACCAGATATCGTCTGATTCTTTGTGTATGAAGCTAATTAGTTTCTCATCAGGAATCTTACTCAGTGATCTACCAGGGTTCATCATGATGATTTTGAATTGTGCATTTTTGGTGTTCCATTCTTGTAGCGATGGAGGGGAACCTACCACATAAGAGAAGACGGTCTTTTTGTCAAACCAGCAGTAGTAGCCTATTTTTTGCTCAGAAGGGATGATTTTGGGTTCGCCTCCTTTTAATGGATACATGGCTAGTACTTGGCTACCATCTTTGGCTAAGATAATGGCTGAGATGTGTTTTCCCCCTGGTGTGGGTTTGGGTGAGTATTCGCTGCTGGCCGTGTTGGTTAGTCGTACTTTTTCTTTGGTGGTTAGGTTTAGTTTTACTATGTCAGTCTGATTGTCGAAGGTGGCCGCATAGACTATTTCTTCATTGTTTAAAAAAGAAGGTTGATTGTCGTAGCCGGGGTTCTTACTGAGGTTAATGGGGTTGGCGAGTTTGTATGTGCCATTTTCTTGTTTTAGTTCAAACAAGAAGACTTCTGTAGAAGTCTGAGCCACTCCTAGAGTCTGTTTGGTCAAAAGTACTGCGGCGATGAGTACGGTGGATACAATGCTACGCATAGATTAAAAGTACAAATATTATTTCTTTTTCGACTGCTATTTTGATTTAACTGCGATGATAGCACCTCCAAGTACGGCTAACGCGCTAATTAAACCGGGCAATGAAAGTGTGTCTGGTGCAATCCAAGTGACTTCTAAATAGGCCAAAATAGTCATTGCAAAAATAGTAATGAGTGGATTTAATGTAATAATGATCCCTACTTTGTTTGCATCGGCATATTTGAAAGCCTCTCCCAAAAAGCTATACGCCACTAGCGTATTCAACCCTAAAAACAACATAAGTAGCCACATCCCTATATCCATTTGTAAAATACTTTGATAATCTACGAATGGGGCTAATGCAAATGTGGAAAAAACAAAGAGTACTAAATTAATCGCGCGTACAGGGTACTTGCTTACGAGTACTTTCTGACTGACAGCATATACTACCCAGCAGATGGCTGCTAGAAATACGATAAGGGAGCCTTTGTTGTACAAAGCTTTGCCTTGGTCTAGGGTATTGCCATGCTGATAGTGATAGAAAAAATAAAAACCACAAGCGGCGGTGGCTATGCCTGCTAGTTGACGCTTGGATACTTTTTCTTTAAATATGAA contains the following coding sequences:
- a CDS encoding TolB family protein; its protein translation is MRSIVSTVLIAAVLLTKQTLGVAQTSTEVFLFELKQENGTYKLANPINLSKNPGYDNQPSFLNNEEIVYAATFDNQTDIVKLNLTTKEKVRLTNTASSEYSPKPTPGGKHISAIILAKDGSQVLAMYPLKGGEPKIIPSEQKIGYYCWFDKKTVFSYVVGSPPSLQEWNTKNAQFKIIMMNPGRSLSKIPDEKLISFIHKESDDIWYLNSYDPDTDKVTYITECIKGAEDMVWAANGTAFLSDQKKIYKFNPATDQSWQLIANMGSFNLTDATRLAVSPDLKWMAVVIEE
- a CDS encoding DMT family transporter yields the protein MFACFTALLWGFLAIALKVAVTEINPITVSWFRFMTAGVFLFAFVKIKKPDEWQAMKPFPWLSLVAALGLCLNYVGYITGIHLTGPNNAQIIIQSAPLIVGIIGIFIFKEKVSKRQLAGIATAACGFYFFYHYQHGNTLDQGKALYNKGSLIVFLAAICWVVYAVSQKVLVSKYPVRAINLVLFVFSTFALAPFVDYQSILQMDIGMWLLMLFLGLNTLVAYSFLGEAFKYADANKVGIIITLNPLITIFAMTILAYLEVTWIAPDTLSLPGLISALAVLGGAIIAVKSK